Below is a genomic region from Sulfurovum riftiae.
GGAGCAGAGAGCCCATGCCATGGCCATTATGGGCGGGACCATTGCCATGAGTTTTGCCGCTGCAATGATCATCGCACCTATCGTGGGCGGACACTGGGGGATCGACAAGCTTTTCTGGCTGACCGCCATTCTCTCGGTCATGGCCATTGCTATCCTCTTTACCGCCGTACCCAAACCACCGAAGATCGTACACTCCTATGCCGAAGAGGAGAGCAAGATGCTCGATGTCTTCAAGGACAAGTCCCTGACACGCATGTACATCACTTTCCTCTTCCACTCTTCCATTATGACGATGGCATTTTTCATTATCCCTCTTGTCATGACACAAAGTGTGGATGAGGGCGGATTCGGCTGGCACAAAGCTGAACTCTGGAAGGTCTACCTTCCTGCCATGGTCTTCGGTCTTCTCTCCATGGGACCGGCCGCTGTATTTGGCGAGAAATACGGCAAAGGACGCGAGGTCTTCATGATCTCCGTTGCCATCATCCTGCTTGGTTTCCTTGCAATGGGCTTTGCTACCACACCATGGGTCTTCATCGTCGGTGTGGTCTTCTTCTTCATCGGCTTCAATATGTTCGAACCGCTGCTGCAGAGTTTCGTTGCCAAGTTCGCCAAAGTACACCAGAAAGGTGCCGCACTCGGTGTCGCCAATACTTTTGCCTATGTGGGTATCTTCTTCGGTGGTCTGCTTGCAGGGTACCTGATGCAACATTTCGACAGAGCCACTCTTGCCATCGTGGTCGCGATCATCGCTGCCGCCTGGTTCGTCTGGGTCGCTACCATGCCAAACCCGAACAACAGAGGCAATGTTTATCTTCCGCTTGATATCTTCGACAGAAACAGAGTTGCTGCACTTACAGACCATCCGGCCATTGTCGAGAGTTACGTGAATGAAACGGAGAATATCGCAGTCGTCAAATATGAGAAAGATATGATAGATGAGGATGAAGTAAGAGGGATGCTGCTGGATTGAATCCCTGCTCCACTCTTCTTAAAAAAAATACTCGCAGAGTGATCTGTTGAAACAGATCATCATGCAAGTCCGCTCCTTCCTAAATGCAGGAGAACCGCCGCTTTATAACGCAGAAGTATTGATATCGACTGAAACCTCTGTTCCCTTTGTAACTTCTACATTTTCCTTGACCGCTACCACATCCGTAAACGTCGCACCGGCATACTGTGCCACAACAAGATCATAGGTGCCTTCCTCCAAAAATGCCAATGTGAACTCACCACTCTCCATATCCACTTCTGCACTGCTTACAGATCCGGCAAACGTACCGTCTTCACTGCTGTTATAGGTTCCATCTTCATAGGCAAATACGATCAAAGCATCCTCTGTTGGATCGTAATCGGCAATATCCACGATATTCCCTTCTACCCCTCCCGAAAGTTCGGTCACCACGATCCTGATGACCGGCTTTAAAAGATACTTTCCACTTGCGCCTGCAACAACAATGGACTTGTGCACATCAAAGTCCGCTGTTATCTCTATTTTGGCATTGGCAGTAATATCGAACTCACCTTTTGCCTTAAATCCGCTCGATGAGCCGCTTGGTACAAATAAAGGCACGGAAGTCCCGTCTGCAAAAGTAATGTTACAGTCAGGATTGCTCCTTACATCCGATGGATTCTCCGGGGCAGCCAGTTTGAACCGTAGTTCCTTGTAATGTCCTGCCGGCAAGATCAGGTCTCCCATATGCAGGGAATTTCCATCCTGAAGCTCAAGAAGATTGAAAACCTGCGGCCCTTCAAAGTCTTCCGCTTCTACCCATTTCCCGTCTTTGTTGTACTCAATCCCGATGATAGCGATATTGACTTCCGTGACATCTTCTCCAAGCATTGGCGGAGCATCAGTAATACTGAGTGACATTATCCCGGTTGAAGTTGAAGCAGAGGTTGAAGAGGAACCTCCCCCTCCACATCCTATGATAAGTGGTAATATCAGCAGTGAGAAAAGTACAGCAATAAGTGTTTTTGTATATTTCATTGAATGATCCTTTTTTGATATCTATAATAAATTAAGTGTAACGATAAAAGTTTTAATACTAGATAAATCAGAATGATATAAAACTTTCAGGATAGATACAAAAGTGTCCAGGAAGAGGAGGTAGCGTGTAAGGAGTAAGCTGTCCGCTATAGTGGCGGACATATTTTGGTCTATGCCCTGCAGACACCAAGATCTATATGTCTATACTCGGCACCGACAAGACCACAGGCTCTTTTGGTAATGTTCTGTACGGTAAACCCGAACTTCTCGAAGAGCTGACCTGCCGGTGCCGATGCACCGAAGCTTTCCATTCCGAGTACATCATCCGCATACCGATAATATTCGGCAGCCGTTGCTGCCTCAACAGCCAGAACGGTCGTTGAAGGGTCAACCACTGTTTCTCTGTAAACTTTGTCCTGCTCGTTGAAGAGATCAAGACACGGTACGGAAACGACATTGGCTTTTACACCCAGTGCATCGAGGTGACAGGCAGCCTGAAGACAAGGCATGAGTTCCGAGCCGGACGCCATCAATGTCATGGTCGCACCTTCACGTTTTTTGACAATGTAGGCACCTTTTGACGGTTCACCGAAATCTCTTTTGGGCTTGAGTGTCTTGAGCTTCTGGCGGCTGAGAACAAAACCATGCGGCGCTTTCATGGTCAATGCCGTCTTCCATGCTTCCACGTTCTCGGTCGCATCCGCCGGTCTCCAGAGATAAAAGTTCGGCAATGCCCTGAACTGGGAGATATGTTCGATCGGCTCATGTGTCGGGCCGTCTTCACCTACACCGATGCTGTCATGCGTCCAGACAAAGAAGTTCTGAATGCTTGTCAGCGCCGCGATACGCACCGAAGGTTTCATATAGTCGGAGAAAACAAAGAAGGTCGCATTGAACGGCATGGTCGTTCCGTAGAGGGCTATCGCATTGGTGATGGCTGCCATGGAGTGCTCCCTGATACCGAAGTGCATGTTCTTGCCTTTGGGAAAGTCGCCCATATCTTTGAGTTCTGTTTTGTTACTTGGTGCAAGGTCTGCAGACCCCCCAAGGAAAGAAGGCAATGCTTTGGCAATGGCATTGAGGATCTTCCCGTTGGAGTCCCTTGTCGCCACCTCGGCATCATTGCTGAAGTCAGGGTATTCGATAGAAGCAATGTCTGGGTTGAGCAGTCTCTCAAGTGCTTCATTCTGCTCAATAAGCGGTGCCTCTTTCTGTCTGTGGATCCACTCTTTTTCAGCCAGTTCACCCTCTTCGACAGCACATCTGAAGCGCAGCAGCACATCTTCTGGGATCTGGAAGGTCTGCTCCGGATCAAAGCCCTCTTTGGCTTTGGACTCGGCAATGATCTCCTCACCAAGCGGCGCACCGTGTGTATGGTGCGTGCCTTCAAGCTCACCCGCGCCTTTTCCTATGATCGTATTGGCTATGATGATCGTTGGCCTGGTAGCGGATCTCACTTCAGTCAATGCTTTATCGATATCATCATAGCAGTGGCCGTTGATCTTCATGACATTCCAATTCTGCGCTTCGAAACGTTTGGCGACATCTTCACTCCATGCGATGGAAGTGTCTCCCTCGATCGTGATCTCGTTGGAGTCATAAATGAGGACAAGGTCTTTCAGTCCGAGGTGGCCTGCCAACGCACAGGCTTCATAGGAGATCCCCTCCTGCAGGTCGCCGTCACCGCAGAGACAGTAGACCTTGTGGTCGATGAGTTCGCAGGTCTCGGAGTTGACCTGCTTTGCCGTATAGGCTTCCGCCATGGCAAAACCGACGGCATTGGCGATCCCCTGCCCCAAAGGACCAGTCGTGATCTCGATACCTGCGGTATGGCCGTACTCGGGATGTCCCGGTGTCCTGGAGTCAAGCTGTCTGAAGTTTTTAAGGTCATCCAGGCTGACATCGTATCCCCAGAGGTGCAGCAGTGAATAGATAAGCCCTGTCGCATGCCCTCCCGAGAATACCAGACGGTCACGGTTGAGCCATTTCGGGTTCTTCGGATTGTGGCTGAGATGTTCACTCAGGACCACAGCGATATCTGCAAGCCCCATCGGTGCACCCGGGTGTCCAGAATTTGCTTTCTGTACCATGTCTGCCGCTAAAAAACGGATGGTGTTCGCCATCTTCTTGCGCATTTGATTCTGCTCTGTCATTGCCATTTCATATCCTTAAAATTGTATGCAAGTACGTTATTGTGAACTTGATTCAGGATCCCTGAGGTTTCAAAATAACTCTTGATCCCCGGGATCCTGAATCAAGTTCAGGATGTCACTATGTTTATCTGTGCCGGTATAGATACTTATCCATCAACGGTTGCAAGGCTGTTTGTAACTTCTCGTCGAAGGCTTCAAATCGTCTTTGCAGCTCTTTTGCCAGAGTATCTGCCTGAACGACAGTCTCCTCCAGTCCCAAAAGATTCACAAAGCTGTTCTTGTCTGCATCGTTCCCGGTGGTCTTTCCCGCTTCCTCTTCACTTTGTGTCTCATCGATAATATCGTCCTGTATCTGAAAAAGCAGCCCCAGGTCGATACCGAAACTATAAAGGTCATCCTGCACCTGCTTCTCAAGACCGACGATCACCGCACCCATCTGAAGGCTTACCGCGATGAGCTTGGCGGTCTTGTTGGTATGCAGGACCCTTACCTCTTCTATGGTAAGCGGCTTGTTCTCAAAGTAGCAGTCGATCGCCTGGCCAAGTACCATACCTCTGCTGCCGCCGTCGCGGGCAAGCAGTTCTACCAGTTTGATCTTCACATCTTCACGCAGCGGTGCTTTGGCGATAAGATAGAAGGCATCGGAGTTGAGCGCATCACCGGCCAGTATGGCGGTCACTTCGTCAAATCGTTTATGCAGGGTCTGATGCCCGCGGCGCAGGTCGGCATCGTCCATCGCAGGCAGATCATCATGTATGAGAGAGTAGGTATGGAACATCTCCAGTGCGAGCGCGACCGGCAGGGCAGAGTCATGGAGCATCGGTTCATAGGCATCCACAATGCTCAAAAGCAGCATCGGACGGAAACGCTTTCCGCCTGCCTGGAGCATGGCACCCAATGCCTCTTCATAGACAGGGTGAAAACTGGTCACTTTTGGTAGGTTTTGTGCCAAATATGCTTCGAATCTCTGCATGTACTCTCATTAGGATTTATTAAGGGCATCTCTAAAAACCCTGTATACCCATAATGGGTTATTAGAGGTGACCTTCAGAGAATTATATCTAATTTCGATAAAATAAGCATATGGGAACAGAACAACTACAAACAACTATCATATGGCTGAAACGGATTTTGGGAGTCACGGCGATCGCGATATGGGTCTATGTGATGGCTACTTTCCTGAAAGATCCGGCACCTTTTTCAGAATTGGCACCCTACTGTATGGGAAGTACCATGCTGATATTCGGTATACTGACAGCAGTTTTCAAAGGATTGGAGTTCTGGGAAACACAGATTAAAGAAAAAAGAGAAAGCAATGAAGAAAAAAAGCGTTAAAAAATCCACTATGTTCAACATGAAAGGTATTTTGATCCTCGTCGCGTTCGGGGTATGGGTCAATCTGATGATAGGGATCAAAGAGAACTTTGAAACACTCAAAGAGGCTCTCATGAGCTTTGCAGGCAATACAGCGATGGTCATCACCGTCACCTATGTGGTTTTTGTAATACTGGGGATCTTCCTGCAGGGAGAAGATACTGACAGTTTTGCCTGAGAAGAGCGGCATATGCTGCCGCTTTCTCTCTATACTTTACATTTTTTAGCGATCTCGCTGATCACTTCATCGAGTTTTTTATTCTCCATGCTGACAATGATATCCGCCACTTTTCTATAGGCCTTCTCCCGCTCTTTATAGAGACTTTTTGCCTTTTTTTCATCAGAAAAAAGCGGACGCTTGGCAAGTTTCGACTTGGCGTTCTTTGCCGTTTTCAGACGGTTGTGTATCCATTCAAACGAAGCATCGAGCAGAACGACAGTACCCAGTTTATCAATATTGTCCACCTTGTAGAAACCGCCGCCGCAGGAGATAAGTGTCCCCGTAACACATTTCTCTATCCAGTCGGCAGTATCCTGTTCACACTGCCGAAAGTATGCCTCACCCTTCTTCTCGAAGATCTTTTTGACAAGCTTGTTCTCTTTGGATTCTATAAGGTCATCGGTGTCAATATTGTACACACCGTACTTCTTGGCAAAGGCACGCGCGGTCGTACCCTTGCCCACACCCATGAATCCGATCAATATAATGTTTTTTTTCATCCTGCCCCATCCGATAAAGGCATTGCACAGCAATGCATACCAACACTCTTCACTCTTCACTCCTCACTATTCACTTGATGAAGCAACACTTCATCACTACACCATATTGTAACGGTCGATGATCTTCTTGAGTCGTTTACGCAGATTTTTCAAAGCATCCTCGGCACTCTCTCCTTCCGCTACCAGTGATTCAAACTCATCGAACTGGATCTTGGCTACCCAGCCGATCTTCTTGTGTTTTTTGATCCCTACGAAACGTACTTCGCCGAAATGCTCTTTGGCCATATTGTAGATACGCTCGATTCTCTGATCGAGTGTTTTTGTTTCTTTACTCATTTTTGTCCTTTGGATGCTTTTTGTCAATTTGGTTATAATTATAGCATAGCAATAATACGAAAGTATTAGAGGAGGAGAAGATAATGAAAAGAATATTGATCACCGGTGTCGGTTCCGGTCTGGGAGAGGCATTGGCAAAAGCGTACATTGAGCAGGGCGATACCGTTTATGCCATCGGACGGGAATACCCCAAAGAGATCTATTCCCATCCCCGTTTTTTCTTTTTCCCCTATGACCTGAGGGAAACCTTTACCCTTCAGAGCTCTGTCAAAGAGTTCGTCAATCAGCATACCTTCGATCTTGTCATTCTCAATGCCGGTATTCTTGGAGAGATCAAAATGCTGCATGAGAGCGACCTGCTGGATGTCAAAGAGGTCATGGAAGTGAACCTCTGGGCCAACAAAGAGCTCATCGATGTGCTAAGCAAATTCGCCACGGTCAAGCAGGTCGTAGGTATCAGCTCCGGTGCAGCGGTCAACGGTTCCAAAGGGTGGGGAGCCTACGCTCTCTCCAAATCGGCACTCAATATGCTGCTCAGCCTCTATGCGAAAGAGTTACCTGATATTCACTTCACCGCTCTGGCACCCGGTATCATCAGAACACCGATGGTAGAGCATATTCTCGAAGAGGTGGATGAAACGCTTTATCCTTCTGTCAAAAAACTGCGCGAAAACACTATCTGGACACCGAAGGAAGGTGTACAGATACTCATTCCGGCATTTGAGAAACTGCTGGATTATGAGAGCGGGAGCTTTCTGGATATCAGAACGATGAAACTGTAATGCACAGATTTATACTTTGATCTTCTGCCACTCTCCTTTACTGAAAGTCCTCCAGAGCCAGACCGCTTTGACAAAGGTATCGGAGATCATTGCAAAATAGACAAAAAGGATGTTGTTAAAGTACCAGCTCAGTACAAAAGCCGGGATGATACGCACGAACCAGAGTGAGACCAGATTGATCTTCAGTGTCTTTTTACTGGCTCCGGCTCCCCTGAGTGCCCCGGAGAGAACGAAGTTGAATGCAAGCGGTATCTGGGAAAAACCGACGATCCGCAGGTAGAGGCTCGCCTCCTCAATGGTCTGGGCATCGTTCGTAAAGAACCAGACGATCTTTTCGGGCATGAAGATCATGAAAAAAGAGAGGAAGAACATGAATCCCAAAGTATACTTCAGGACAAGCAGGACATCCTCTTTCGCCCGCTGCGGATCTTTGGCACCAAGCCCCTGCCCCATCAGGGCCATGGCTGCAATAGTGAAGCCGATACC
It encodes:
- a CDS encoding MFS transporter, with product MIKQIMPLSLIVALRFFGLFIVLPVLSIYALRMEGATPFLAGLVVGGYALTQALFQVPFGLMSDKVGRKKTLLFGLLIFIAGSVIAAMSDNIYMLLIGRFLQGAGAIGSVVSAMIADLVKEEQRAHAMAIMGGTIAMSFAAAMIIAPIVGGHWGIDKLFWLTAILSVMAIAILFTAVPKPPKIVHSYAEEESKMLDVFKDKSLTRMYITFLFHSSIMTMAFFIIPLVMTQSVDEGGFGWHKAELWKVYLPAMVFGLLSMGPAAVFGEKYGKGREVFMISVAIILLGFLAMGFATTPWVFIVGVVFFFIGFNMFEPLLQSFVAKFAKVHQKGAALGVANTFAYVGIFFGGLLAGYLMQHFDRATLAIVVAIIAAAWFVWVATMPNPNNRGNVYLPLDIFDRNRVAALTDHPAIVESYVNETENIAVVKYEKDMIDEDEVRGMLLD
- a CDS encoding DUF4382 domain-containing protein encodes the protein MKYTKTLIAVLFSLLILPLIIGCGGGGSSSTSASTSTGIMSLSITDAPPMLGEDVTEVNIAIIGIEYNKDGKWVEAEDFEGPQVFNLLELQDGNSLHMGDLILPAGHYKELRFKLAAPENPSDVRSNPDCNITFADGTSVPLFVPSGSSSGFKAKGEFDITANAKIEITADFDVHKSIVVAGASGKYLLKPVIRIVVTELSGGVEGNIVDIADYDPTEDALIVFAYEDGTYNSSEDGTFAGSVSSAEVDMESGEFTLAFLEEGTYDLVVAQYAGATFTDVVAVKENVEVTKGTEVSVDINTSAL
- the tkt gene encoding transketolase; the encoded protein is MAMTEQNQMRKKMANTIRFLAADMVQKANSGHPGAPMGLADIAVVLSEHLSHNPKNPKWLNRDRLVFSGGHATGLIYSLLHLWGYDVSLDDLKNFRQLDSRTPGHPEYGHTAGIEITTGPLGQGIANAVGFAMAEAYTAKQVNSETCELIDHKVYCLCGDGDLQEGISYEACALAGHLGLKDLVLIYDSNEITIEGDTSIAWSEDVAKRFEAQNWNVMKINGHCYDDIDKALTEVRSATRPTIIIANTIIGKGAGELEGTHHTHGAPLGEEIIAESKAKEGFDPEQTFQIPEDVLLRFRCAVEEGELAEKEWIHRQKEAPLIEQNEALERLLNPDIASIEYPDFSNDAEVATRDSNGKILNAIAKALPSFLGGSADLAPSNKTELKDMGDFPKGKNMHFGIREHSMAAITNAIALYGTTMPFNATFFVFSDYMKPSVRIAALTSIQNFFVWTHDSIGVGEDGPTHEPIEHISQFRALPNFYLWRPADATENVEAWKTALTMKAPHGFVLSRQKLKTLKPKRDFGEPSKGAYIVKKREGATMTLMASGSELMPCLQAACHLDALGVKANVVSVPCLDLFNEQDKVYRETVVDPSTTVLAVEAATAAEYYRYADDVLGMESFGASAPAGQLFEKFGFTVQNITKRACGLVGAEYRHIDLGVCRA
- a CDS encoding polyprenyl synthetase family protein → MQRFEAYLAQNLPKVTSFHPVYEEALGAMLQAGGKRFRPMLLLSIVDAYEPMLHDSALPVALALEMFHTYSLIHDDLPAMDDADLRRGHQTLHKRFDEVTAILAGDALNSDAFYLIAKAPLREDVKIKLVELLARDGGSRGMVLGQAIDCYFENKPLTIEEVRVLHTNKTAKLIAVSLQMGAVIVGLEKQVQDDLYSFGIDLGLLFQIQDDIIDETQSEEEAGKTTGNDADKNSFVNLLGLEETVVQADTLAKELQRRFEAFDEKLQTALQPLMDKYLYRHR
- a CDS encoding shikimate kinase, whose amino-acid sequence is MKKNIILIGFMGVGKGTTARAFAKKYGVYNIDTDDLIESKENKLVKKIFEKKGEAYFRQCEQDTADWIEKCVTGTLISCGGGFYKVDNIDKLGTVVLLDASFEWIHNRLKTAKNAKSKLAKRPLFSDEKKAKSLYKEREKAYRKVADIIVSMENKKLDEVISEIAKKCKV
- a CDS encoding SDR family NAD(P)-dependent oxidoreductase encodes the protein MKRILITGVGSGLGEALAKAYIEQGDTVYAIGREYPKEIYSHPRFFFFPYDLRETFTLQSSVKEFVNQHTFDLVILNAGILGEIKMLHESDLLDVKEVMEVNLWANKELIDVLSKFATVKQVVGISSGAAVNGSKGWGAYALSKSALNMLLSLYAKELPDIHFTALAPGIIRTPMVEHILEEVDETLYPSVKKLRENTIWTPKEGVQILIPAFEKLLDYESGSFLDIRTMKL